A segment of the Synechococcus sp. MEDNS5 genome:
CTTACCGCGACCGGCTGGAAGTCTTCAGCCGTTATCTGCAACAGCTGGTGATGGAGTCCCTCGGCAAGCGCCTTGACCGCAGTGGTGCCGTTGCCCATCAGGGCATCGCTGTCTATGGCAACAAGGGTTCAACAGACCAGCATGCCTATGTGCAGCAGCTCCGCGATGGCGTGGATAACTTCTTCGTCACCTTCATCGAAGTTCTGGGTGATGTTGAAGACATCCCTGAAATCAATGGTGAGCGTCCCGGTGACTTCCTTGACGGTTTCGTGCAGGGAACCCGTTCTGCGCTCACCGAAGGTGGGCGACAAAGCTTGAGCATCAGCATGCGCACATTCGACTCCCGCAGACTCGGTGCACTCATCGCCCTGTTTGAACGCGCTGTTGGTTTCTACGGCGAGCTAGTCAACATCAACGCTTATCACCAGCCAGGAGTCGAGGCGGGGAAGAAGGCTGCCGCTGCGATCCTGAAACTCCAGAAGCAGGTGGAAGAGGTGCTCAGCGATGGAACGTCCCGTTCCGTGGTGGAGATTCAGCAAGCGATCGGTGAGGGATCCGATGAAGCCATCTTCTGGATCCTGCGCCATCTCACTGGAAACAACCGTGGATACCAGGCTCAGGGAACTTGGGACAGCCCGGCGTCCCTCCGCTTCGTCAAGGGCTAAGCAGGGTCAGGACGGCACCAGATTGACAAGCTTCCCCGGAACCACGATCACGCGCCTGGGAGGCTTTCCTTCCAGCCAGCGCTCCGCCACTTCACTCGCCAAAGCCAATTCCTCCAATTTTTCTTTGCTGCAGTCAGCCGGAACGCTGATCGAACCACGCACCTTGCCTTTCACCTGGATCACAAGGTCCACGGTGTCTCGCACTAATGCAGAGGGGTCATGGTTCGGCCATGGCTGGTTGTGAACGCTGTCTTGGCCGCCGAGGCTGAACCAGAATTCCTCTGCCAGATGGGGGGCAAAAGGAGCAAGAAGGCGGATCAGCGCTGAGATTGCTTCAGCCTGAACACCCCTTGATGCTTCAGCGAGCGGTCCTGAGAGGGCATTGGATAGTTTCATCAACTCCGAAATCGCCGTATTGAATTGGTACTCACCCGTCAGGTCGTCACTGACGGCTTCGATGGCGGTGTGCACTGCGCGACGAATCTCAGACTCTTTTTCAGACAGGCCTGAAGCTTCTGTAACAACTTCTGGTGCTCCCAGAAGCTGATCCTGGTGATCTGATCGCACGTTCTCGATCAGCCGCCAGAGCCGTTGCAGAAATCGGAACTGACCTTCAACGTCTGCATCGTCCCATTCCAGATCTTTTTCAGGGGGTGCCTTGAACAGAATGAACATCCGAGCCGTGTCAGCGCCGTAGCGGTCGATCACGGCAGCGGGATCAACACCGTTGTATTTCGATTTCGACATCTTCTCGAACAGCACCTCAAGATCGCCGCCATCCACTGGGTCTTTGGGTTCGCTCTCGTCTCTGACTTCCGAGGGCGCCACATACCGACCCGTGCGGGGATTGCGGTACGTCACACCCTGGACCATTCCTTGAGTAAGCAGACGCTCGAATGGTTCTCGGATGTTCAGTAATCCACGATCACGCAGTGCTTTGGTGAAGAAACGGGAATACAGCAGATGGAGGATGGCGTGTTCAATACCACCGACGTATTGCTGCACGGGCAGCCAGCGCTCCACAGCATCAAGATCAAACGGACGCTCCGTGTTGTGCGGATCGGCAAAACGAAGGAAATACCACGATGAGCACATGAAGGTGTCCATGGTGTCTGACTCCCGTCGGGCGGGTCGTCCGCAGCTTGGGCAATCCACACTCACCCAGGACTCCAGGGAGGCCAAGGGTGAACCTCCTCTGCCTTGAAGATCCACATCCTTGGGCAAGGTCACCGGAAGCTGATCCGCCGGCACGGGCACAGCGCCGCAGTGATCACAGTGAATGACTGGAATCGGACACCCCCAGTAGCGCTGACGCGAAATCAGCCAGTCCCTCAGCCTGTACTGGCGTTTGGGCCGAGCCCAACCCAGTTCCTGACCGTGAGCAGTGATCGCCTGCCTGCCATCGTCGCTGGACTGGCCATCGAAACGACCGCTGTTCACAAGAATCCCAGGGCCTGTCCATGCCTCGCCATCGCTGAGATGTTCGTTGGCACCAGCAGCCTGGATCACCCGTTTCAGCGGCAGTTCATAGGTGCGTGCAAACAGGAAATCGCGTTCGTCGTGAGCTGGGACACCCATCACGGCTCCGGTTCCGTAACCGGCCAGGACGTAATCGGCGATCCAAATCGGAATTGATTCGCCGTTGGCCGGGTTCACTGCTGTGGCCCCAATGGGTACTCCGCGCTTGGGACGATCATCCGCAGTGCGTTCATCAGCACTCAGCTCTCCCACCAGATCTCTAAAAGCAGTGACGGCCTCTCGTTGTTCTTCCGAGGTGAGAGCTTCGACCAATGGATGCTCAGGAGCCAGCACCACATAGCTGACTCCATGCAGCGTGTCGGCCCTTGTGGTGAAGACTGTGATCACTGCATCGTCGTGATCGCTGACGCGGAAATCAATCTCCGCTCCGATCGAACGACCGATCCAGTTCGCCTGCATCGTGCATACCCGTTCGGGCCATCCGTTCAGCAGATCAAGATCGTCAAGCAGTGCGTCGGCGTAATGGGTGATCCGCAGGAACCACTGCCTGAGATTTTTCTGCTCGACAAGAGCGCCGGAACGCCAGGAGCGTCCCTCGCTGTCAACCTGCTCGTTGGCCAGCACGGTTTGGTCGACAGGATCCCAGTTAACGGTTGCATCTTTCTGGTAAGCCAGCCCCTGGTCCAGGAGTTCCAGAAATAACCACTGGGTCCATCGGTAGTAATCGGCATGGCAGGTGGCTTGCTCCCTGGACCAATCGATCGACAGTCCCAGACGGGCAAGCTGGGCTTTCATCTGCTCGATGTTGCGGTCAGTCCAAATCCCTGGATCGACCTGACGCTCAATCGCTGCATTCTCAGCAGGAAGTCCGAATGCATCCCAACCCATGGGATGAAGCACGGCATCACCACGCATGCGCTGAGCCCGGGCAATCACATCGGTGATCACGTAGTTGCGCACATGTCCCATGTGCAGGCTTCCTGATGGATAGGGAAACATCGAGAGGGCATAGAACGCGTTCTGACCGGGCTCCGGTGGACGCGTTGCATACAGGTCGCTGTGCTGCCACTGGCTCTGCCAGCGCTGCTCGAGCGCAATGGGGTCGTACCGATCCGGACGTTCAGAAGCCGTTGCGGTGGCGGAGGAGGACTTGGAGGCCGTCACGGCACGAAAACACCTGGGGCGATCGTGACACAACCAGGGATCGGATTCGGCGGGTCAGATCAAGGTGCGGATGGTGAGCACTGACTGACGATTGATCAGGATTGGATCGGATGCGTCATCGCGTTGCATGGCCAGGTAGAGGGGGTCCTGCCATGAGAGACGGCCGTCGACGCGTTTTCCGTCGCTCAGTTCAATACTGAGAGTTCGCTGGTCGCGGATCCAGGATTGAAGAAGACGGATTCCGGGAAGACTCGGATCAAAGCTTGTCGGCTCCATAGGATCACTCAGGGGTAACGAAGCGCCATGCTGCAGTTCAGTAAGTACCAAGGTCTCGGCAACGACTTCATCCTGGTGGAAGGTCGCGATGGCCGGCTTCCTGAGGGCATCTCCGCTCCCGATTCTGACTGGGTCCGTAGTGTTTGCGACCGTCGCTTCGGCCTCGGAGGCGATGGCTTGATCCTTGCGCTGCCTCCGCAGGGCCAGGGAGAACTGCGCATGCGCATTTTCAACGCCGATGGTTCAGAGGCTGAAATGTGCGGCAATGGAATTCGCTGCCTCGCCCGCTTCCTTGCCGATAGTGATGGCGATTTGCCTGGACGGAGCTGGAAGATCGAAACTCCAGCTGGTCTCATCATTCCCGAGCTTCAACAAGACGGCCAGATCCGCGTCGATATGGGTGCCCCCTTCTTGAAGCCCGAGATGGTTCCGACGCACCTGAGCCCAGATGAAAACGGCCTTCCTCGTGGTGAAGTCACCCGTGAAGGACTCACCCTGTCCCTCGCAGCCGTGGGGATGGGGAATCCACATGTAGTGGTTCCCGTGAACGATCTGGAGGCGATTCCATTTGAAGCACTTGGCGCACAGCTGGAGTGCGACCCGCTCTTCCCGGCGAAAACCAACGTTCACTTTCTCAAAGTGCACAGCCGTCAGCATCTTGAGATTCGCGTCTGGGAAAGGGGTGCTGGTCCAACCCTGGCCTGCGGGACCGGTGCCTGCGCCACTTTGGTGGCTGCTGTCCTGCTTGGATTCAGCGACAACGAGGCAACCGTGGTCCTTCCAGGCGGTCCGCTGGGCATCAACTGGCCTGATCAACAGGGGTCGGTCTTCATGACCGGACCCGCTGTAGCTGTCTTCGACGGCGTGATGAATCCAGAGCTGATGCCTGAGGGGCGTCCCCCAGAGATGGCTGCGGAACCCAAGCCCTCGGTTTCTTCAAATCCTCCAGGCCTTGACTGTGCCAACGACTGCAAGGAGGGCTGCCGGCAACCTGATCGTTGTTTGCGTGAGGAGGCACAGGCAAGGGTCCAGGCGTTCCTGGAATCCACTTCGCTGGATTCGATGATCAATCTCGCCGGAGATTCCCTCGAGCAGCGCACCCTGTCACGCACTCAACGTGATGGTCAGAGCTGACGCGACGCCCATCTACCTCGATGCCTGTGCCACGACACCTCTGCGACCGGGTGTGCAGCAGAGGATGTTGGATGTTCAAACTCAGGCCTGGGGCAATCCCTCCAGCCTGCACTCCTTTGGGATTGCAGCATCGGAAGCCCTGGAACGCACAAGGGTTGAAATCGGTGCACTGCTCGGCGCAGACCCCGATGAAGTGCTGATCACCTCAGGAGCCACTGAATCCATTCATCTTGGGATCCGGGGCTTGGCGTCGTCCTTCCCGCCAGGACGGATCGTGATCTCCGCTGTCGAGCATCCAGCCGTGACGGCGGCGGCGCAGGCGCTGACCCCCTTGGGATGGCATGTGTCAGTGGCCCCTGTCGATTCGCAAGGACTCATCCAACTGGATCGATTCGAAGAGCTTCTCCGCCCACCCACGCGCCTGGTGTCTGTGATCTGGGGACAGAGTGAGGTGGGCACGCTTCAACCTCTTCAGACGATCGGCACTCTTTGCCGTCGGTACGGAATTCCCTTCCACACGGATGCCACCCAGGTGATCAGCCAGGCCCTTCCCGACTGGAACTCCCTGCCTGTGGATTTACTCACCGCGTCAGCCCACAAATGTGGGGGGCCCAGAGGTGTGGGCCTGCTTCTGATTCGTCGAGCCTGGAAACAGCAACTCAACGCGCTGTTGACAGGGGGCGGTCAGGAGAACAATTTGCGCAGTGGAACTGAATCCGCTGTGTTGGTGGCTGGAATGGCTGAGGCCCTGTCGCAGATTCAACGATGTGACCTGGATGGGCTGCCTGACAGCGGCGATGGCATCCGACGAATTAGGGATGAATTGGAGCTGCAGCTCTGTCGAACAGCTGGTGTCGCAACGATTGGTCAACCTCATCAACGCCTCCCTCATCATTTGGCTCTGGTGCTTCGCGACCATTCAGGCCAGCCGTTGTCTGGTCGGCGAATGGTGCGCGTTCTCGATCAAGAGGGGCTGGCCGTGAGCAGTGGAAGTGCCTGCTCATCAGGGCGTGACACGGATAGCAGGGTGCTCACAGCGATGAATATTCCCCGGGAAATGAGACGTTCGGGCCTGAGGCTCAGCCTCGGGTTCTGGAACACGTCCAACCAGATCGAGAGCATCATTGAGCGATTTGAACGTGCGTTGCTGGCTTGTGCTGAAAGCTGATCGAGCGATCGCAGTACGCTCCGCCAAAGTTGCATTGATGGCTCGTGAGCGCTGTTCTTCCCGCTGATCTTCTCGAGGCTGAGCAGCGCACGATTGCAGCGTTGGAGTCTGTGCTGGGTGGGGTTCGGCGCGGACGCTGGATGGTGACCTGGCGGTTCGAAGGCCTGCGGGTCATGGGTCCGGCACTGCGTCTGGCAAGAACGCTTAAGGAACGCAGCTGGCCGCTGCTGGTGGCTTTTCCCGATGCTGGCGCGGCGGCTCTCGCTAAACGCGATGCGCCTGATCTCGCCGGTTGTTGCGTTGATTTCATGCAGCTGCAGAGGGATCCGGCCTGGGCTAACCGAGGCGAACTGTTGCTGCTGATTGGTGCCCAGCCAAGCGACTACGAAACTGTTGAAGCGATCTGCAACCTGTGGAAAGAGCCTGTTGTGCTTGTGAATGGACGGCTCGAAGATGCCGGGGTCGGCATCGGCAGTGTGGCCCGTTCCAGACGCCGCGGTTTTTTGGCCACCTGGTCAAGCGCATTCCATCTAGAGCCCCTCGCGCAAGGGGCACTGCTACTGGAACGTCAGAAGGAATGGGAACTGTTCCGCTGTGATCCCGATGGATACCGTTGGATTCATCGGTTCGAACAACGTCCTGACCCTGAGCAGATCGATGCAGCCGTCAGTCCATCAGTGGATGGATTGCGCCAGACATTGGGTGCTGTGGATCGGCTGATTGACGATCTCAGAGGTTGATCACAGGCCGTAACACTTTTAGGGTGCAAGCTCCCTCGGAACTTCATGGGCATCAAGGATCGTTTTCGCTCCCTGTCAGTGATTGATGCCGCTGCCGCTCTTGTGGCAGTGGCAGCCGTCGCTGGTGTGCTCTGGAGCCCGAAACTCAGCAACACGATTGCCAGAGCAACAGGCTCCGTGAAGCCGGTTCTGGTGAGTGTGGATGTCCGCAATTCGAGTTCTGCAGACCCTGATGGCCTGATCAAGCAGGCCATCGATCGCGGTCGAACCAACCTTGTGATTCGCAATCAGCCTGCCGGCAGTGCGGAACTCATTCGTGTGGATGACATCAGCAGGAAGCTCGTTGCTGTGCAACCTGATGGACGGGTCGTCTCTGCTGTTGATCCGAATCGTCAGAACCAAGGAATCCTCGACGCTCGATTTGTTCTTCGAAGCGAAGCCACCGTCACCCCCTCAGGTGTGGTGATAGCAGGCACAAAGCTCAAGGTGGGAACGCCCGTCGAACTCGACGGCCGCCTTTATCGGCTGAATGGAATCGTCAGCGGGATCGACCTGCAATGAACACACGCATCTGCCCTTTCGTGCTTTTGGCAGCAACGCTGCCAGCTGGCGTCCAAGCCGAGGTCATTCCCTTGATCTCCCCTCCGGCTCCTGAGACCCAGCAACCGCTCCCTGAGCTGCAAAAAGCGCGTTCCTGTCAGCCCCTGCAATCGGCGATCCAGGCCAATCTCGGTTCTGAGCCCAGGGTGTGGTCTGTCACGGTGCTGAACAGTGATGGGGATTTACTTGGGGATATCAATGGCTCCATCGCTCGTATCCCCGCCTCCAATCAGAAACTGATCAGCACGGCTTACGCCCTGGATCGTCTTGGACCCGATTTCCGGCTGAAGACTCGCCTGATCCAGCGACCTGATGGCTCCATGGAGCTGAATGGAGAGGGGGATCCCGACCTTGGGATTGCCGGTCTGCAGCGCTTTGCGCTCGCAGCTCTTCGTCAGGGTGGATCCCGAGGGGTGACATCGGGCCCGGTCAACTTGATGGTGCGCGAGGAGCCAAGGCGGAATTGGTGGCCGAGTGACTGGCATCCTGCTGACCGTGGTTATGCCTACGGGGCACCCATCACGCGGCTGGCCCTGACCAGCAACGCCGTTGGTGGTGCCGTCAGCGATCCCTACAACCGACTGCAGCGGTTGTTTCAGAAAGAGGTGCAACGGAGGGGTGGTGCCGTGCGCATCCAGCAGGCCCAGCCTCTGAGCATGGCTGAGATCTCCAATCGAGGCGATCGGGAGGAGATGGTGGTTCTGCATGAGGAGACTTCAGCGCCCATGCATGCTTTGCTCAGTCTCGCCAACACGGAGAGCCACAATTTCACAGCTGAGGTGTTGATGCGTCAGGCGGCCGACCTCTGGGACGTGAAGGCTGCATCCAGAGCGACGGAACGCTGGATGTGGGAACAGGGTCTCCCCGTTCAAGGGCTGCGGGTTGCTGACGGAAGTGGGCTGTCCAGGAACAACAGGGTCACCAGCCAAACCATTGCCGCTTTGCTGATGCGTATGGATCAGCATCCTTACGCTCCCTACTACCAGGCCTCCATGGCCATTGCCGGACAACGGGGCACACTCAGAAATCTCTACAGAGGCACTCCCATCGATGGACGCTTCCGAGGGAAGACGGGAACCATCAGCGGCGTGCGCAGCATCTCCGGAATCCTGCAAACCGCTGATGGGCCCCGTTATGTGAGCATGATCTCCAACGGCTCGACCCGGCCGAACACGGTGATCGGTCAGATTCTGCGATCCGTGCTCAAATTCAGCCCGTGCCCTTCATCTGTCGCACCCGCGATGCTGCACGGCGGGCGCGGCTGATCGGAACAGCCTTCGAGTCGCTTGTTTCATTGATCGGAGCTTCAGTGCGTCCTGTCTGAATCTTCACCAATTCCTGACGGCCAGCCAACACCACCTGAGCCATCTCTTTTAAGCGCTGTTCGAGCTCACCGAGGGTTTGTTCCGCATATCGGTTGGCACCGTCCTGAACGGTGGAAGCTTCCTGGCGACTCCGCTGAATTAAGGACTCGCACTGCTGTTGGGTCTGTTGACGGAATTGCAATGCATCCTGATGCAAGCGTTCGGCTTCGCCCTGAGCTTCCTTCTGAAGCCTCAAGCCTTCATGACGGATTTGATCGAGCTCCTGCAAGGACTGAAGCCGGTTCCGCTCATGTTGTTCGCTGAGCTGACGTTTCAGTTCAATCGCTTCCTGATCGAGCTGCTGACGGCGCTGCAATGCCTCTTGTTCCAGCTGCTGTCTGCGAGTGGCGTACTGCTGCTCCAGTTGGGCCTGCTTGGTTTGCATCTCCTGTTCCATCTGGGCGGACTGGTGACGCGCGGTCTGCAGAAGCTGCTCGCATTGCTGGCGAACCTGTTCACGCATCTCATTCACCTGTCGCTCAGCTTCCTGACGGATGGAGGCTTGAGACACGAGCTGTTCGCGTTGCTGTTGAGCATTCGCGACGATCTCGTCAGCTTGGGAGCGAGCCGTGGCGATGAACTCATCGCGCTTCTCCAGCAGCTGATCGGCTTGAGCAACTTGGGAGGGCATCGCTTCGCGAACCGCGTCTAACAGTTCGACGGCATCCTGCTCGTTCACGAGCCTCCCACCGCTGAAGGGAATACGGCTTCCCTCGAGCATGATCTCCTCGAGCTGATCGAGCTGGTCGAGTACGGAGAACCGGATCTCGCTCATCGCGACGGGGGGGCGAAAGCCGAATTAAAGAACCTCGCAAGGTCTTCCGCCACCACCCGCGGCACCATGTGGTCGACTGCACCACCGAAACGAGCCACTTCTTTCACGACCGAGCTGCTGAGAAAGCTGTAGTGGGCTGACGTGGTGAGAAAAATGGTTTCGAAATCCGGATCGAGCGAGCGATTGGTGTGAGCAATCTGAAGTTCATATTCGAAATCGCTCATGGCCCGGAGTCCACGCAAGATGAGGCGTGTGCCTTGTTCTTTGGCACAGGCCACCGTCAGCCCATCGAAACTAATCACGGACACATTGCCGAGGTGCTGGGTGGAAGCGGTGATCTGGTGCAGACGCTGTTCGAGGGGAAACGCTGGGGACTTCCCAGGATTCTGCAGAACAGCAACCACCAGTTCATCCACAAGGGATGCCCCTCGCTCAATGAGGTCAAGATGCCCAAGGGTGAGAGGGTCGAAGCTGCCTGGATACAGCGCTTTCATCCGATTGATGTCGCGGTCCGGGCGGATCCTATGCACATCGGTCTCTTTAGATTGGCCGCATGCCCACCCTGATTGAGCAACCGGAACGGCTCGAACAGCGCCTCAAGGAGATTCCCACCGAACCCGGCTGTTATCTGATGCGGGACGGGGACGACCGCCTTCTCTACGTCGGTAAATCAAAGAGCCTGCGCAGTCGCGTGCGCAGCTATTTCCGCAGCAGACACGACCTGAGCCCGCGCATCCGCTTGATGGTGCGCCAGATCTGTGACATCGAATTCATCGTGACCGACAGTGAGGCCGAAGCTCTCGCTCTCGAGTCGAATCTGATCAAGAACCAGCAGCCTCACTTCAATGTGTTGCTCAAAGACGACAAGAAATATCCCTATCTCTGCATCACCTGGAGCGAAACATATCCGCGCATCTTCATCACCCGTCGTCGCCGCTTCCGTAGCCCACTCGATCGCTTCTATGGCCCTTACGTGGATGTGGGTCTGCTCAGGAGAACGCTCTTTCTCGTGAAGAGGGTCTTCCCGTTGCGGCAGCGACCCCGTCCATTGCATCCCGACAGAACCTGTCTCAACTTCAGCATCGGTCGTTGTCCAGGTGTCTGCCAGGAAAAGATCAGCTCTGAGGACTACCACCGAACGTTGCGCAAGGTCGCAATGGTGTTTCAGGGGCGTAGTGATGAGCTGCAGACGTTGCTGCACCAGCAGATGGATCGTTACGCGGAACGGCTGGATTTTGAGGCTGCCGCAAAGATCAGAGATCAACTGCAGGGGCTGGACCAACTGACTGCTGACCAGAAGATGAGCCTGCCTGACTCCTCGGTGAGTCGTGATGTGATCGCCATGGCCGGGGATGAACGTTTGGCAGCAGTGCAACTGTTTCAGATGCGGGCTGGAAAGCTCGTGGGTCGTTTGGGCTATCTGGCGGACGCATCCAACCAACCGCCCGGACTAACGCTTCAAAAGGTGATCGAAGAGCACTACAGCCAGGTGGATTCCGTTGAAATCCCTCCGGAACTTCTAGTGCAGCATTTCCTCCCTCAGCAGACACTGATTGAGGAATGGCTCTCAGAACAACGG
Coding sequences within it:
- the dapF gene encoding diaminopimelate epimerase, which encodes MLQFSKYQGLGNDFILVEGRDGRLPEGISAPDSDWVRSVCDRRFGLGGDGLILALPPQGQGELRMRIFNADGSEAEMCGNGIRCLARFLADSDGDLPGRSWKIETPAGLIIPELQQDGQIRVDMGAPFLKPEMVPTHLSPDENGLPRGEVTREGLTLSLAAVGMGNPHVVVPVNDLEAIPFEALGAQLECDPLFPAKTNVHFLKVHSRQHLEIRVWERGAGPTLACGTGACATLVAAVLLGFSDNEATVVLPGGPLGINWPDQQGSVFMTGPAVAVFDGVMNPELMPEGRPPEMAAEPKPSVSSNPPGLDCANDCKEGCRQPDRCLREEAQARVQAFLESTSLDSMINLAGDSLEQRTLSRTQRDGQS
- the uvrC gene encoding excinuclease ABC subunit UvrC, translating into MPTLIEQPERLEQRLKEIPTEPGCYLMRDGDDRLLYVGKSKSLRSRVRSYFRSRHDLSPRIRLMVRQICDIEFIVTDSEAEALALESNLIKNQQPHFNVLLKDDKKYPYLCITWSETYPRIFITRRRRFRSPLDRFYGPYVDVGLLRRTLFLVKRVFPLRQRPRPLHPDRTCLNFSIGRCPGVCQEKISSEDYHRTLRKVAMVFQGRSDELQTLLHQQMDRYAERLDFEAAAKIRDQLQGLDQLTADQKMSLPDSSVSRDVIAMAGDERLAAVQLFQMRAGKLVGRLGYLADASNQPPGLTLQKVIEEHYSQVDSVEIPPELLVQHFLPQQTLIEEWLSEQRERRVQIHCPKQRQKADLIELVQRNADYELQRAKQGQEQQALATEDLAQLLELPVPPRRIEGYDISHIQGSDAVASQVVFIDGLPAKQHYRKYKIRSSSIRAGHSDDFMAMAEIMRRRFRRWARAKREGVDVGALRQKGGSALQTDGLNDWPDVVMIDGGKGQLSAVMEALRELDLHEDLTICSLAKQREEIFLPGESQPLETDRDQLGVALLRRLRDEAHRFAVSFHRQKRGERMKRSRLSDIPGVGPKRVKDLLAHFHSIDAIQLASVETLAKAPGVGIALARDIRRFFHPEEDTEQDGAVQVSEPISR
- the leuS gene encoding leucine--tRNA ligase encodes the protein MTASKSSSATATASERPDRYDPIALEQRWQSQWQHSDLYATRPPEPGQNAFYALSMFPYPSGSLHMGHVRNYVITDVIARAQRMRGDAVLHPMGWDAFGLPAENAAIERQVDPGIWTDRNIEQMKAQLARLGLSIDWSREQATCHADYYRWTQWLFLELLDQGLAYQKDATVNWDPVDQTVLANEQVDSEGRSWRSGALVEQKNLRQWFLRITHYADALLDDLDLLNGWPERVCTMQANWIGRSIGAEIDFRVSDHDDAVITVFTTRADTLHGVSYVVLAPEHPLVEALTSEEQREAVTAFRDLVGELSADERTADDRPKRGVPIGATAVNPANGESIPIWIADYVLAGYGTGAVMGVPAHDERDFLFARTYELPLKRVIQAAGANEHLSDGEAWTGPGILVNSGRFDGQSSDDGRQAITAHGQELGWARPKRQYRLRDWLISRQRYWGCPIPVIHCDHCGAVPVPADQLPVTLPKDVDLQGRGGSPLASLESWVSVDCPSCGRPARRESDTMDTFMCSSWYFLRFADPHNTERPFDLDAVERWLPVQQYVGGIEHAILHLLYSRFFTKALRDRGLLNIREPFERLLTQGMVQGVTYRNPRTGRYVAPSEVRDESEPKDPVDGGDLEVLFEKMSKSKYNGVDPAAVIDRYGADTARMFILFKAPPEKDLEWDDADVEGQFRFLQRLWRLIENVRSDHQDQLLGAPEVVTEASGLSEKESEIRRAVHTAIEAVSDDLTGEYQFNTAISELMKLSNALSGPLAEASRGVQAEAISALIRLLAPFAPHLAEEFWFSLGGQDSVHNQPWPNHDPSALVRDTVDLVIQVKGKVRGSISVPADCSKEKLEELALASEVAERWLEGKPPRRVIVVPGKLVNLVPS
- a CDS encoding DUF4330 domain-containing protein, which translates into the protein MGIKDRFRSLSVIDAAAALVAVAAVAGVLWSPKLSNTIARATGSVKPVLVSVDVRNSSSADPDGLIKQAIDRGRTNLVIRNQPAGSAELIRVDDISRKLVAVQPDGRVVSAVDPNRQNQGILDARFVLRSEATVTPSGVVIAGTKLKVGTPVELDGRLYRLNGIVSGIDLQ
- a CDS encoding cysteine desulfurase family protein; the encoded protein is MVRADATPIYLDACATTPLRPGVQQRMLDVQTQAWGNPSSLHSFGIAASEALERTRVEIGALLGADPDEVLITSGATESIHLGIRGLASSFPPGRIVISAVEHPAVTAAAQALTPLGWHVSVAPVDSQGLIQLDRFEELLRPPTRLVSVIWGQSEVGTLQPLQTIGTLCRRYGIPFHTDATQVISQALPDWNSLPVDLLTASAHKCGGPRGVGLLLIRRAWKQQLNALLTGGGQENNLRSGTESAVLVAGMAEALSQIQRCDLDGLPDSGDGIRRIRDELELQLCRTAGVATIGQPHQRLPHHLALVLRDHSGQPLSGRRMVRVLDQEGLAVSSGSACSSGRDTDSRVLTAMNIPREMRRSGLRLSLGFWNTSNQIESIIERFERALLACAES
- a CDS encoding DUF1995 family protein, whose protein sequence is MSAVLPADLLEAEQRTIAALESVLGGVRRGRWMVTWRFEGLRVMGPALRLARTLKERSWPLLVAFPDAGAAALAKRDAPDLAGCCVDFMQLQRDPAWANRGELLLLIGAQPSDYETVEAICNLWKEPVVLVNGRLEDAGVGIGSVARSRRRGFLATWSSAFHLEPLAQGALLLERQKEWELFRCDPDGYRWIHRFEQRPDPEQIDAAVSPSVDGLRQTLGAVDRLIDDLRG
- the coaD gene encoding pantetheine-phosphate adenylyltransferase, which encodes MKALYPGSFDPLTLGHLDLIERGASLVDELVVAVLQNPGKSPAFPLEQRLHQITASTQHLGNVSVISFDGLTVACAKEQGTRLILRGLRAMSDFEYELQIAHTNRSLDPDFETIFLTTSAHYSFLSSSVVKEVARFGGAVDHMVPRVVAEDLARFFNSAFAPPSR
- the dacB gene encoding D-alanyl-D-alanine carboxypeptidase/D-alanyl-D-alanine-endopeptidase, with the translated sequence MNTRICPFVLLAATLPAGVQAEVIPLISPPAPETQQPLPELQKARSCQPLQSAIQANLGSEPRVWSVTVLNSDGDLLGDINGSIARIPASNQKLISTAYALDRLGPDFRLKTRLIQRPDGSMELNGEGDPDLGIAGLQRFALAALRQGGSRGVTSGPVNLMVREEPRRNWWPSDWHPADRGYAYGAPITRLALTSNAVGGAVSDPYNRLQRLFQKEVQRRGGAVRIQQAQPLSMAEISNRGDREEMVVLHEETSAPMHALLSLANTESHNFTAEVLMRQAADLWDVKAASRATERWMWEQGLPVQGLRVADGSGLSRNNRVTSQTIAALLMRMDQHPYAPYYQASMAIAGQRGTLRNLYRGTPIDGRFRGKTGTISGVRSISGILQTADGPRYVSMISNGSTRPNTVIGQILRSVLKFSPCPSSVAPAMLHGGRG